The genomic interval CTATAAAACATATGATTCCGGAAGTAAACATTACCATGAAATCGTTTGAACACTGGTTTGGACCCTACCCATTTTATGAAGATGGTTTTAAAATGGCAGATGCACCGTATATCGGAATGGAACACCAAAGTGCGATTGCATATGGCAGCAGCTACATGAAAGGCACCAATAAAAAGGGCGGCGATATATCCAACACTGGCTGGGGTAAAAAAACAGACAAATTGATAGTCCATGAAATGGCCCATGAATGGTTTGGTAATAATATAACTGCTATTGATATCGCCGACAGATGGATACAGGAAGGTTTTGCTGGTTTGGGTGAAGAATTGGTTATTGCTGATATTAGTGGAAAAGCGGCAGGGGAAGAATATTTAGCAGGCAGATTCCGAACAATCGAAAATGACAAACCGATCATTGCAAGATACGGGATTAATGAAGATGGAAGCCAGGATAATTATGTTAAAGGATGGGCCATACTTCATATGATCAGAACGATTATCAATGATGATGCAAAATTTTTAAAAATACTGAATGGCCTGAATAGCAAATTTTACCATCAGGTCGTTACGACAAATCAGGTTGAAAACTTTATTAATTTAAATTCAGGTATTAATTTTACTTATTTATTTGATCAGTATTTAAGAACGGCGAATGTTCCGGTTCTGGAATATAAAATGAACAATCACGAATTATGGTACAGGTTTGGAAACTGTAACAAAAACTTTACAATGCCGGTAAAGACAAACCTGACAAAGGAAAATTGGATTCGGCCTACGACTGAATGGCAATCTTTAAAAATGACAAATATCAATGAAACTGATACGCTAAAAGCTGACCTTAATTTCTATATTACAGTGAAGAAAGTTGAATAAAACTGACGACAAATGAAACAAAAACTTTGTATATTGATTTTATCATTGTTTTTATTTTCTGGTTCTGAGATAAAAGTGCAACCACAATTAATGATCTCAAAAGGACTAAAAGTTATTGTTGTGCAAAAAGATTTTCCTCTGTTAAAAGTCCTTTTACCAAACCAACCGAATTCTGATCGTGGAATTGAAATTGAATTTCCTGAACATGTAACGGGTTTAAATCAAAAAAATAATAAAATTGAGCAACTCTACTTTGTATCAAAGGGAAGCGCCAACAAAAGAACATTGCCAACCTGGCGTGCTGAAGGTAATTCACTTATATATGAATCGGATTTGGATAATAAGGTATCGCTGATTGCCACGGCTCGTCTGGAAGCCAATGGACTGCGTTATACTTATAAATTCATTAATCATTCAGATGTTTCGTATTTGAATTTACAAGCTGTAACCTGCGTAAAATTGTATTCCGTTTTTTCAGATTCGCTTTTGCAGAGAACATATGTCCATCATTCAGATGGTTTTGAATTGATGGCATCAGAAACACCAAACCGACTCACGATACCATTGCAAAAGTGGCTGCCATGCCGCTATTTGGTTTCATATAATTGGGATGTACCTTCCATTCGTTCAGAAAAAGATTCTGATTCGGTAACAAGATATTATAAGTCCAGGAAAGCTGATAAACCGTTTATAGCTACACTATCTCACGACAAATCCTGGATAGCGGCTACATATACCAAGGAAACCGGTAATTTGTGGACTAATCCTGAACGATCATGCCAACACGCAGACCCGGCAATTAATCTTGGTGCTGGTGAAACAAAAAGCCTCGAACTTAAAACAATCATTATTAAAGGTAATCCGGAACAGCTGCTAAAGGTTATAGACAGGGAAATTGCAAAAAATTGAAACAAGATGATTATAGCGCATTCTTTGGTTAAGGCCTATTGAATGTTGATGGTAATTGCATCACAAAATACCTGCCAGAAAATAAATAAATTTACTATTTCAATAAGTCTTCAATTCAAATAATTAAAGCTAATACACCTTTCAAATGGCCGAAATAAAAACAAAACCAACCTCCGGAAGCGTTGAAGAATTCATCAATGCAGTAAAGGAGGAACAAAAGCGCAAAGACAGTTTTGTGATTTTGGAAATGATGAAAAAAGCAACCGGTGAAGAACCCAAAATGTGGGGCAGCTCAATTATTGGTTTTGGTAATAAACCATACAAAAGCGCTGCAACCGGAAGAGAAGTTGATTGGCTCCGGATTGGTTTTTCTCCACGCAAAGCAAGTCTATCTTTGTATATCAGTGTAAATATTAAGGAGCATGCCTCAGCTCTCGAAAAATTGGGCAAGCATAAAACTGGTGTCGGTTGCCTGTATATTAACAAGTTGGCCGATGTAGATTTGAAGGTTTTGGAGGGTATGATCGCAGCTACATTAAAAAGTAGATGAAATCTGAGTTTAGGCTTAGGGAAATTAATTAAACACTTGCAGTCCGTAAGTGCAAAGCTACACTAACTTGTATCCACATGAAAACTTCTGACATCAGCGACCCGTTATTCCTGGAGGCGGTTGAGGCTATCGATAGCGGAAATATATCCCAGCTTCAAAGTTTGTTGCAAACAAACCCGCAATTGATAACAAATCGGCTGGATAAGCCAACAGAAGGATATTTTAAGCAGCCGTATCTGCTTTGGTTTATAGCAAACAACCCTATCAGAATTGAAAAGGTGCCGGCAAATATTATTGAAATTACTGGTCTGCTGATAAAATCGGCAAGGCAAAATGCTCCGGAAAGTTTTCAGGAACAAATTGGATATACCTTAGGACTTGTTGAATCAGGAAGAATTGTACGGGAATGTGGCGTGCAAATTGGCCTGATTGATTTGTTGATTGACAGCGGCGCTAAACCTGGAAACGCCCAGGCTGCTTTGGCTCATGGGAATATTGAAGCAGCAAGGCATATCATTGAAAGAAGCGGCCAAATCACATTAACAGCTGCTGTTTGTCTTGATCGAATTGAAGATGCAAATAGCTTATTAGACGAAGTTAGTATGGATGAAAAGCAAGTGGCTTTAATTGCAGCAGCATTTTACGGAAAACCGGATATGACGACTTTACTGATAACGTCGGGCGTGGATGTAAACGTGTTCATCGACCATGGATTTCATACGCATGCATCGGCTTTACATCAGGCAGTACAATCGGGCTCGCTGGAAACCGTGAAACTTCTGATTCAAGCCGGAGCTGATACGGATGCCAGGGATAAGGTGTTTGATGGTACACCATTAGATTGGGCAAGTCATATGCAGGAGGAAGAAAACGATGAGAACCTGAAGAAAAAATATAAAAAGATAGAAAATTATCTGCTTGAAATATCCCGTTTATAAAAATCATCGCCAAGATCAAAAGCCAGTTTAGCCAATAGTCAATCATAGAAATCGAATAATTAGCCGCCATTCTGACCAAATCGCAGAAAATCATAATAACTTGCGCAACGGACTCAATATTATCTGGTCCATTCAAAAGTATATTACAGAATGAACTCCCGTATCTTCCGACAACTAATATTTTATATACTTCTAATAAGCTGTCTGACAATCAGTAAGGTAAAAGGCCAAACTTTGAACCAGCAATTTTTGGTTAAAACTGATAGTCTGGCATTGTTTGATAATTCCAGAAACCGTTCTGTTCCGGTTGCATTGTATTTGCCGGTTTCGGAAAAGAAAATCAGGAAGCAAAAACTTATTATTTTCAGCCATGGATACGGTGAAAATAAGGGTGGAGATAATTTAGTGTATTCATATCTGACGGAAAACCTTGCATCAAACGGATACTTCGTCGCCAGTATACAACATGAACTTGCAACGGATAGCCTTTTGGCAATGAACGGACCGTTTCAGGTTACCCGAAGATCAAACTGGGAAAGAGGTGTTGAAAATATCCGTTTTGTATTAACTGAATTAAAAAGGGCAAAACCCGAACTGGATTACAGCCAGCTAATATTAATCGGTCATTCAAATGGTGGAGATATGACTGCTTTATTTGCTCATAAGTATCCGGAAAAGGTGGACAAAATAATCACTCTGGATAATAGAAGAATGGCTTTACCTTTAGGAAAAAATCAAAAAGTATATTCGTTACGTTCGGGTGATTTGCCAGCTGATGAAGGTGTTATACCCACAGAAAAAGATCAGAAAAAATATAGAATGAAAATTATAAAATTAAATGATATCAAACATTCAGACATGGATAATGACGCAAATGAAAAGCAGCGGAAAGTTATGAATGATTTAATTATGGATTTCGTAAACAATTAAGAAAAAATTTATTGCTCTTCAATCAAAAAGTAAAATTCAGAATGAACTCCGGTATTTTCCAAAAACAAATCTTTTGTTTACTATTAATAAGCTGTCTGACAATCAGTAATGTACAAGGCCAAACTTTGAACCAGCAATTTTTGGTTAAAACTGATAGTCTGGCATGGTTTGATAATTCCAGAAACCGTTCTGTTCCGGTTGCATTGTATTTGCCGGTTTCGGAAAAGAAAATCCCAAACCAAAAACTCATTATTTTCAGCCATGGTTATTATCAGAATTTACCTGGTGGAAACCGGCAAGTTTCTTATCTGACAGAATATCTGGCTTCAAAAGGATATTTCGTGGCCAGTATCCAGCACGAATTACCGACAGACGATTTAATTCCGGCAAGTGGTATTATTCAGGTCGTGAGAAAACCATTCTGGGATCGTGGCGCCGACAATATTTTGTTCGTTATCAATGAATTGAAAAAATCAAATACAAAACTGGACTTTAAAAATATAATCCTGATCGGCCATTCCAATGGCGGAGATATGACTGCTTTGTTTCCTCAGAAGTATACGGGCATTGTAAGTAAGATCATTACAATGGATAACCGGAGAATGGCTTTACCACGAACAAAACATCCAAAAGTATACTCACTCCGTTCCAGCGACCAGCCTGCAGATAATGGAGTTTTG from Dyadobacter sp. NIV53 carries:
- a CDS encoding M1 family aminopeptidase; this encodes MYDEPDKGASISIIVPDSLIAVGNGRLKGKSINADGTTTYKWAVQNPISHYAISFYVGKYVNISQTYQGKKGNLSIDYWILDYNRPKAIKHMIPEVNITMKSFEHWFGPYPFYEDGFKMADAPYIGMEHQSAIAYGSSYMKGTNKKGGDISNTGWGKKTDKLIVHEMAHEWFGNNITAIDIADRWIQEGFAGLGEELVIADISGKAAGEEYLAGRFRTIENDKPIIARYGINEDGSQDNYVKGWAILHMIRTIINDDAKFLKILNGLNSKFYHQVVTTNQVENFINLNSGINFTYLFDQYLRTANVPVLEYKMNNHELWYRFGNCNKNFTMPVKTNLTKENWIRPTTEWQSLKMTNINETDTLKADLNFYITVKKVE
- a CDS encoding DUF1801 domain-containing protein is translated as MAEIKTKPTSGSVEEFINAVKEEQKRKDSFVILEMMKKATGEEPKMWGSSIIGFGNKPYKSAATGREVDWLRIGFSPRKASLSLYISVNIKEHASALEKLGKHKTGVGCLYINKLADVDLKVLEGMIAATLKSR
- a CDS encoding ankyrin repeat domain-containing protein, coding for MKTSDISDPLFLEAVEAIDSGNISQLQSLLQTNPQLITNRLDKPTEGYFKQPYLLWFIANNPIRIEKVPANIIEITGLLIKSARQNAPESFQEQIGYTLGLVESGRIVRECGVQIGLIDLLIDSGAKPGNAQAALAHGNIEAARHIIERSGQITLTAAVCLDRIEDANSLLDEVSMDEKQVALIAAAFYGKPDMTTLLITSGVDVNVFIDHGFHTHASALHQAVQSGSLETVKLLIQAGADTDARDKVFDGTPLDWASHMQEEENDENLKKKYKKIENYLLEISRL
- a CDS encoding alpha/beta fold hydrolase — translated: MNQQFLVKTDSLALFDNSRNRSVPVALYLPVSEKKIRKQKLIIFSHGYGENKGGDNLVYSYLTENLASNGYFVASIQHELATDSLLAMNGPFQVTRRSNWERGVENIRFVLTELKRAKPELDYSQLILIGHSNGGDMTALFAHKYPEKVDKIITLDNRRMALPLGKNQKVYSLRSGDLPADEGVIPTEKDQKKYRMKIIKLNDIKHSDMDNDANEKQRKVMNDLIMDFVNN
- a CDS encoding alpha/beta hydrolase, translating into MNQQFLVKTDSLAWFDNSRNRSVPVALYLPVSEKKIPNQKLIIFSHGYYQNLPGGNRQVSYLTEYLASKGYFVASIQHELPTDDLIPASGIIQVVRKPFWDRGADNILFVINELKKSNTKLDFKNIILIGHSNGGDMTALFPQKYTGIVSKIITMDNRRMALPRTKHPKVYSLRSSDQPADNGVLPTLEEQKEFAITIIKLPDTIHNDMDNRGNEAQHKEICKYIQGFLEH